From a single Ornithorhynchus anatinus isolate Pmale09 chromosome 15, mOrnAna1.pri.v4, whole genome shotgun sequence genomic region:
- the TRIM25 gene encoding E3 ubiquitin/ISG15 ligase TRIM25, with product MSVSPSRRPQEECFLAPGRSLLSDDEAETEAGAAKALEDLKGKRRATGHSPAFPLPQHVCFGPVQETTTRKLDLLKSGFAEMRALIEAVENDAVREEERVLGKFDVIHQTITRRKKAVQNLKDQIELVLEKPAEFFLEKAAKLHDVSTKDVYVPEIDLNQEMIQALYHSSFSLKEVLKQNIKDLHEKRSFSGKSTGERFPEVHVSGFIDARGVDGTGREGTRKRRTRLHPPDLKRAGRPPVGGCRSPVSFSALCSGRRLCQGHPLSRDRIRGSLPRGRHRGPDPGRSSWSRRREGGLGPAEPLPPSSLPAPVEGDRLTWGLRRGPRLPDATKVTFDFNAAHPEAVLSDAAQPCRPHPRRFTYRTQVPGRRCCESGVHRWEVEPRPDDLCGVDICYGSTDRRGAGGRPGRNAVSRCVERFDGKLSARPADAETSLPGPESPRVGVLLRYDAAFVVFLSVSDKISLLYMFEVDFSEAVLASGTSLALSPHQVAAREGCPFPRADIGGHWNARRTGGCCRRSGSLRCPARCGQPLNIDGGVEIWECLSKARGAVLSLEACWCWVGSYFGSCWRGGDLLGMWSV from the exons ATGTCCGTGTCCCCGTCCCGAAGGCCGCAAGAAGAATGCTTTTTAGCCCCCGGCCGCTCGCTCTTGTCTGACG ACGAAGCTGAAACAGAAGCTGGGGCTGCCAAGGCTCTAGAAGACCTCAAAGGGAAGCGGAGGGCCACGGGG CACAGTCccgccttccccctgccccaacaCGTGTGTTTTGGACCCGTTCAGGAAACGACCACCCGGAAGCTGGATTTACTGAAAAGCGGGTTTGCGGAAATGAGAGCCCTCATCGAAGCCGTGGAGAACGACGCtgtcagagaagaagagagagtccTGGGCAAGTTCGACGTCATCCATCAGACCATCACCAGAAGAAAGAAGGCAGTGCAGAACCTGAAAGACCAGATTGAGCTGGTACTGGAAAAACCTGCTGAGTTCTTCTTAGAG AAAGCAGCAAAGCTGCATGACGTTTCCACCAAGGATGTGTACGTGCCTGAAATCGACCTGAATCAGGAGATGATCCAAGCCTTGTACCAcagctccttctccttgaaaGAGGTGCTGAAACAAAACATAAAGGACTTACATGAGAAGAGAAGTTTCTCAGGTAAATCCACCGGGGAGCGTTTTCCGGAGGTCCACGTTTCGGGGTTCATAGATGCCCGAGGAGTAGATGGCACAGGGAGGGAGGGCACCAGAAAGAGACGAACAAGGCTTCATCCACCAGACCTGAAA agggcagggaggccGCCGGTTGGCGGCTGTCGCTCCCCCGTGTCGTTCTCCGCTTTGTGCTCCGGGCGCCGACTCTGCCAAGGCCACCCCCTCTCCCGGGACCGCATCCGCGGCAGCCTCCCCCGCGGCCGCCACCGCGGACCAGATCCCGGCAGGAGCTCCTGGAGT cggcggcgggaggggggtctGGGGCCTGCCgagcccctgcccccctcctcgcTCCCGGCCCCAGTGGAGGGTGACCGGCTCACTTGGGGGCTCCGGCGCGGGCCCCGTCTTCCCGATGCCACCAAAGTGACCTTCGACTTCAACGCGGCCCACCCCGAGGCGGTCCTGTCGGACGCGGCCCAGccctgccgcccccacccccggcgcttCACCTACCGCACCCAGGTGCCGGGCCGACGGTGCTGTGAGAGCGGCGTGCACCGCTGGGAGGTGGAGCCGAGGCCCGACGATCTCTGCGGCGTCGACATCTGCTACGGCAGCACCGACCGGCGGGGCGCCGGCGGCCGCCCGGGCCGCAACGCCGTGTCCCGGTGCGTCGAGCGGTTCGACGGCAAGCTGTCGGCCCGGCCCGCCGATGCCGAGACGAGCCTGCCCGGACCCGAATCCCCCAGGGTCGGCGTCCTCCTCCGCTACGACGCCGCCTTCGTCGTCTTCCTCTCCGTCTCCGACAAAATCAGCCTGCTCTACATGTTCGAGGTCGACTTCTCCGAGGCCGTGTTGGCCAGCGGCACCTCCCTGGCCCTCTCCCCCCATCAAGTAGCCGCACGTGAGGGCTGCCCTTTCCCTCGGGCGGACATTGGTGGCCACTGGAATGCCCGGAGGACGGGCGGATGCTGCCGACGTTCAGGCTCACTGCGGTGCCCGGCGCGATGTGGGCAGCCGTTAAATATCGACGGAGGGGTTGAGATTTGGGAGTGTCTATCAAAGGCCCGGGGGGCCGTTCTTAGCTTGGAAGCCTGTTGGTGCTGGGTTGGCTCATATTTTGGCTCTTGCTGGCGGGGAGGGGATCTGCTGGGCATGTGGAGCGTGTGA
- the COIL gene encoding coilin: MAAGGGGETVRLRLLFDYPPPAAPRCSVSWLLADLGQCRVVTDLASLIRHRFGFSAGAALGLYLDGGLLPPAESARLVRDNDCLRVKLEEVEVAEGSLAVSNGYRHPSRKTKKRHRSRLEEEESEESAEDQNRAKRLKGQGGCPGSPEVDDPGPKKKPRQKERRERSGQNGIAGDEGRAGGSERNKRKSGKEKEAEGKGKRRKKTVPLPGGGSGLPKGHPPAVAKRKQGKPCPAKPSPDSSSGSDSSGSSSGSGSSGSSSDEGDPEGLKGLERPAAPTPKRGRAQPPGTGPGPERAGGGRSAQALGPGASDSGSEGPKRKNPQAAPAGAVISPGPPGEAGPSPDADRRGPAPLESARLAGGPDPLGVGYCARRPPGPAPGLGGLGRGRVRGEDFFPWRGARDRGFRGMSRGRGRGEGYRGFPGCGGAESQKRQQLTEVAANTSVVIQNAVEAPPRDYSVLPLLGSVPPQVGSRIAFKVLELTDNYTPAVSNFKEGRIISYNPDSSELDIEILSSSPAAKEPGKFDLVYQNENGTEVVEYAVSQDKMITKRWEGILEPRLIIEPTPSGPTSTDPAQT; encoded by the exons ATGGCTGCCGGCGGCGGAGGCGAGACGGTGAGGCTGCGCCTCCTCTTCGACTACCCCCCGCCGGCGGCCCCGCGCTGCTCCGTCTCCTGGCTGCTGGCCGACCTGGGCCAGTGCCGGGTGGTCACCGACCTGGCCAGCCTCATCCGCCATCGCTTCGGCTTCAGCGCCGGGGCCGCCCTCGGCCTCTACCTGGACGGGGGGCTCCTGCCGCCGGCCGAGAGCGCGCGCCTGGTGCGCGACAACGACTGCCTCAG AGTTAAACTGGAAGAAGTGGAAGTCGCCGAGGGTTCCCTGGCCGTCAGCAACGGTTACCGGCATCCGTCCCGAAAGACGAAGAAACGGCACCGGTCcaggttggaggaagaggagtcgGAAGAGAGCGCCGAAGACCAGAACCGAGCGAAGCGCTTGAAGGGCCAAGGCGGCTGCCCCGGCTCCCCTGAGGTGGACGACCCGGGCCCAAAGAAGAAACccagacagaaagagaggagggagaggagtggacaGAATGGCATTGCGGGAGATGAGGGCAGAGCCGGAGGCAGTGAACGGAACAAGAGGAAatcgggaaaggagaaggaggcagagggcaAAGGCAAACGTCGGAAGAAGACGGTGCCTCTCCCCGGCGGGGGCAGCGGGCTCCCGAAAGGACACCCCCCCGCCGTGGCtaagaggaagcaggggaaacCCTGCCCCGCCAAACCCTCTCCCGACTCCTCCTCGGGGTCGGATTCCTCCGGCTCCTCGTCGGGTTCGGGTTCCTCCGGCTCGTCGTCCGACGAGGGCGACCCCGAGGGCCTGAAGGGCCTGGAGCGGCCCGCCGCCCCGACCCCAAAGCGTGGGCGGGCCCAGCCTCCCGGGACGGGTCCCGGGCCGGAGAGAGCCGGCGGCGGCAGATCCGCCCAGGCCCTAGGACCCGGAGCCTCCGACTCGGGCTCGGAAGGGCCGAAGCGGAAGAACCCCCAAGCGGCCCCGGCCGGCGCCGTCATCTCTCCGGGCCCCCCCGGGGAGGCGGGCCCCTCGCCCGACGCGGACCGGCGCGGTCCGGCGCCCCTCGAGAGCGCCCGCTTGGCCGGCGGACCGGATCCCCTCGGGGTGGGCTACTGCGCGAGgcggcctcccggcccggcccccggcctcggcGGTCTGGGCCGGGGTCGAGTGAGGGGGGAGGACTTCTTCCCTTGGAGAGGGGCCCGGGACCGGGGGTTTCGCGGGATGagccgaggccggggccggggggagggctaCCGGGGCTTTCCCGGCTGCGGCGGCGCCGAGTCGCAGAAACGGCAACAGCTGACCGAGGTGGCGGCCAACACCTCCGTTGTGATCCAG AACGCCGTGGAGGCTCCCCCGCGGGACTACAGCGTCCTGCCCCTGCTGGGCTCCGTTCCTCCGCAGGTCGGGTCCAGGATCGCCTTTAAG GTTTTAGAACTGACAGACAACTACACTCCTGCGGTCTCCAATTTCAAG gagggaagaataatAAGCTACAACCCCGATTCCAGCGAGCTCGACATCGAGATCCTGTCGTCGTCGCCGG CGGCAAAGGAGCCCGGGAAGTTTGATCTGGTTTACCAGAACGAAAATGGAACCGAGGTGGTGGAATATGCCGTGTCCCAGGACAAAATG aTAACCAAGCGCTGGGAAGGCATTCTCGAGCCGAGGCTGATCATAGAACCGACCCCGAGCGGCCCGACGAGCACGGATCCCGCTCAGACTTAA